A part of Ziziphus jujuba cultivar Dongzao chromosome 8, ASM3175591v1 genomic DNA contains:
- the LOC107412809 gene encoding carboxylesterase 15-like: MVVQKKIVDEVSGWLRVFDDGSVDRTWSGPPEVKFMADSVTPHDHFVDGVAVRDVVVDQESGLKVRIYLPEVHHSYKLPVILHFHGGGFCISQADWFMYYTVYTRLARLAGAICLSVYLSRAPEHRLPAAIDDGYSALLWLSSLAKGGSHEPWLVDHADFNRVFLIGDSSGANLVHAVAARAGEADLSPLRLAGGIPIHPGFVRAERSKSELEMPQSPFLTLDMVDKFLSLALPVGCTKDHPITCPMGAAAPPLEGLKLPPLLLCIADKDLLLDTEMEYYECMKRADKDVELLINPGMTHSFYLNKIAVDMDPDTGIETDRLIAGIVEFIKKH, translated from the coding sequence ATGGTAGTCCAGAAAAAAATCGTTGACGAAGTCTCTGGCTGGCTTCGAGTCTTCGATGACGGCTCAGTCGACCGGACATGGTCCGGACCACCCGAAGTCAAGTTCATGGCCGACTCGGTTACCCCTCACGACCACTTCGTTGATGGAGTAGCCGTTCGAGACGTTGTGGTGGATCAGGAATCGGGTCTCAAGGTCCGAATTTATCTACCCGAAGTACATCATTCTTATAAGCTCCCTGTTATACTTCACTTCCACGGCGGCGGCTTCTGCATCAGCCAAGCCGACTGGTTCATGTACTACACTGTTTACACCCGGCTGGCTCGACTCGCCGGTGCCATTTGCTTGTCTGTCTATTTGAGCCGAGCTCCCGAGCATCGTCTCCCGGCTGCAATCGACGATGGCTACTCGGCTCTACTCTGGCTCAGTTCCTTAGCTAAAGGTGGCTCCCACGAGCCATGGCTGGTTGACCATGCAGACTTCAACCGGGTTTTCCTTATCGGAGACAGCTCCGGAGCAAACCTAGTCCATGCGGTGGCGGCGAGAGCCGGAGAGGCGGACTTGAGCCCTTTGCGGCTAGCCGGAGGGATTCCGATACACCCTGGTTTTGTCCGGGCGGAGAGGAGCAAGTCGGAGTTGGAGATGCCGCAGTCGCCGTTCCTAACCTTGGACATGGTGGACAAGTTTCTGAGCCTGGCCTTGCCGGTGGGTTGCACCAAGGACCATCCGATTACGTGTCCGATGGGAGCGGCGGCGCCGCCTTTGGAGGGTTTGAAGCTTCCTCCACTACTGCTGTGTATTGCTGATAAGGATTTGCTTCTGGATACGGAAATGGAGTACTATGAGTGCATGAAGAGGGCAGACAAGGATGTGGAGCTTCTGATTAACCCCGGAATGACTCATAGCTTTTACTTGAATAAGATTGCTGTGGACATGGATCCAGACACTGGAATCGAAACTGATCGGCTTATTGCTGGGATTGTAGAGTTCATTAAAAAGCattga
- the LOC125421675 gene encoding carboxylesterase 15 — protein MVVEKKIVDEVSGWLRVFDDGSVDRTWSGPPQVKFMADPVPPHDHFVDGVAVRDVVMDQESGLKVRIYLPEVDQSYKLPIILHFHGGGFCISQADWFMYYTVYTRLARAAGAICVSVYLRLSPEHRLPAAIDDGYSALLWLSSLAKGGSHEPWLVDHADFNRVFLIGDSSGANLVHAVAARAGEADLSPLRLAGGIPIHPGFVRAERSKSELEMPQSPFLTLDMVDKFLSLALPVGCTKDHPITCPMGAAAPPLEGLKLPPLLLCIADKDLLLDTETEYYECMKKAKKDVELLINPGMTHSFYLNKIAVDMDPNTAAQTDGLITGIVEFIKKH, from the coding sequence atgGTGGTCGAGAAGAAGATCGTTGACGAAGTCTCCGGCTGGCTCAGAGTCTTTGACGACGGCTCAGTCGACCGGACATGGTCCGGACCACCTCAGGTCAAGTTCATGGCCGACCCGGTTCCCCCTCACGACCATTTCGTCGATGGAGTAGCCGTTCGAGACGTGGTGATGGATCAGGAATCGGGTCTCAAGGTCCGAATTTATCTGCCCGAAGTAGATCAATCTTATAAGCTCCCAATTATACTTCACTTCCACGGCGGCGGCTTCTGCATCAGCCAAGCCGACTGGTTCATGTACTACACTGTTTACACCCGGCTGGCTCGCGCCGCCGGTGCCATTTGCGTGTCGGTCTATTTGCGCCTATCTCCTGAGCACCGTCTCCCGGCTGCCATTGACGACGGCTACTCGGCTCTACTCTGGCTTAGCTCCTTAGCTAAAGGTGGCTCCCACGAGCCATGGCTGGTTGATCATGCAGACTTCAACCGGGTTTTCCTTATCGGAGACAGCTCCGGAGCAAACCTAGTCCATGCTGTGGCGGCGAGAGCCGGAGAGGCGGACTTGAGCCCGTTGCGGCTAGCCGGAGGAATTCCAATACACCCGGGTTTTGTCCGGGCGGAGCGGAGCAAGTCGGAGTTGGAGATGCCGCAGTCGCCGTTCCTAACCTTGGACATGGTGGACAAGTTTCTGAGCCTGGCCTTGCCGGTGGGCTGCACCAAGGACCACCCGATTACGTGTCCGATGGGAGCGGCGGCGCCGCCTTTGGAGGGTTTGAAGCTTCCTCCACTACTTCTGTGTATTGCTGATAAGGATTTGCTTCTGGATACGGAAACGGAGTACTACGAGTGCATGAAGAAGGCAAAAAAGGATGTGGAGCTTCTGATTAACCCCGGAATGACTCATAGCTTTTACTTGAATAAGATTGCTGTGGACATGGATCCAAACACCGCAGCCCAAACTGATGGGCTTATTACTGGGATTGTGGAATTCATCAAGAAGCATTGA